A genome region from Methylobacterium sp. FF17 includes the following:
- a CDS encoding WecB/TagA/CpsF family glycosyltransferase translates to MTAPASPRVDILGVKVSAIDLGDAVRTIGDWIARRQRRYVCITGVHGVMECRRDPALRRIHNEAGLVTPDGMPLVWMARRLGFGRVRRVYGPDLMREVSRLSPQYGYRHFYFGGAPGLAERLRDVLCQTYPGLCVAGILSPPFRAVTQAEDDAMIDAINAARPDIVWVGLSTPKQERWMQAHRHLIEAPVLIGVGAAFDFLAGTKPQAPRWMQRGGLEWLFRLASEPRRLGGRYLRIVPGFLILAATQLLQRAPSKGLPAPQGTRTD, encoded by the coding sequence GTGACCGCGCCGGCCTCCCCCCGCGTCGACATCCTCGGCGTCAAGGTCAGCGCGATCGACCTCGGCGACGCGGTCCGGACCATCGGGGACTGGATCGCCCGGCGCCAGCGTCGCTACGTCTGCATCACCGGCGTCCACGGGGTGATGGAGTGCCGCCGGGATCCGGCTCTGCGCCGGATCCACAACGAGGCCGGCCTCGTCACCCCGGACGGGATGCCGCTGGTGTGGATGGCGCGCCGGCTCGGGTTCGGGCGGGTGCGGCGGGTCTACGGGCCCGACCTGATGCGCGAGGTGAGCCGGCTCTCGCCGCAATACGGCTACCGGCACTTCTACTTCGGAGGGGCGCCGGGCCTTGCCGAGCGACTGCGCGACGTCCTTTGCCAGACCTATCCGGGCCTGTGCGTGGCCGGCATCCTCAGCCCGCCGTTCCGGGCGGTCACCCAGGCGGAGGACGACGCGATGATCGACGCGATCAACGCGGCGCGCCCGGACATCGTCTGGGTCGGCCTCAGCACGCCCAAGCAGGAACGCTGGATGCAGGCCCATCGCCACCTGATCGAGGCGCCGGTCCTGATCGGGGTCGGCGCGGCCTTCGACTTCCTCGCCGGTACCAAGCCGCAGGCCCCGCGCTGGATGCAGCGCGGCGGCCTCGAATGGCTGTTTCGCCTCGCCTCGGAACCGAGGCGCCTCGGCGGCCGCTACCTGCGCATCGTCCCGGGCTTTCTCATCCTGGCGGCGACCCAGCTCCTGCAGCGCGCGCCTTCGAAAGGTCTTCCAGCCCCGCAGGGAACCAGAACGGACTAA
- a CDS encoding glycosyltransferase family 4 protein, whose protein sequence is MIRVLAPLIVPPHMSVSGGARAGEQLSFALAQQCRMSVASMLATADVAPVDAAGVSRVPVRTWLPPGLPWSRLPQRYRTLFYRSDIPDRIRPGAFDLIHLHNPMPALEMERVARAARRAGIPYLVSTHGFNEIANGRTVYGFDRLRGEVWRRLVENPVRRVVRGASAILALSPADFSILDGMGYQGPIHVASNGVAGGAAHDPEAEAAIRHKFNLPACSPDTLTCLFLANHTPNKGLPILLEAFRSLTIPYRLIVAGDTRPEIDYAAWRSQRPDQHLVVTGRLADADVAPMMRSADLFVFPTLADTLPLVVLEAMAEGIPVLASAIGGIPYQLEGGCGVLVPPGDAPALAEAVARIAANPAKRAEMGSRARARVAQHFTWEAAATNALRAYEQVLAGQPDWNEIPLALDDAA, encoded by the coding sequence ATGATCCGGGTCCTGGCGCCCCTGATCGTGCCGCCGCACATGTCGGTGAGCGGCGGCGCGCGGGCGGGCGAACAGTTGAGCTTCGCGCTCGCGCAGCAGTGCCGGATGAGCGTGGCCAGCATGCTGGCCACGGCCGATGTCGCGCCGGTCGATGCCGCCGGCGTGTCCCGCGTGCCCGTGCGGACCTGGCTTCCGCCCGGCCTGCCATGGTCGCGCCTGCCCCAGCGCTACCGCACCCTGTTCTACCGCTCCGATATCCCGGATCGCATCAGGCCCGGAGCCTTCGACCTGATCCACCTGCACAACCCGATGCCCGCCCTCGAAATGGAGCGGGTCGCCCGGGCGGCACGGCGGGCCGGCATTCCCTACCTGGTCTCGACGCACGGCTTCAACGAGATCGCCAACGGGCGCACCGTCTACGGGTTCGACCGCCTGCGCGGCGAGGTTTGGCGGCGCTTGGTGGAGAACCCCGTCCGTCGCGTCGTGCGGGGGGCGAGCGCCATCCTCGCCCTGTCGCCGGCCGATTTCAGCATCCTCGACGGCATGGGCTACCAAGGGCCGATCCACGTCGCCTCGAACGGGGTCGCCGGCGGTGCGGCGCACGATCCGGAGGCCGAGGCCGCGATCCGGCACAAGTTCAACCTGCCCGCCTGCAGCCCGGACACGCTCACCTGCCTGTTCCTCGCCAACCACACGCCGAACAAGGGGCTGCCGATCCTGCTCGAGGCCTTCCGTAGCCTCACGATCCCCTATCGGCTGATCGTGGCGGGCGACACGCGGCCGGAGATCGACTATGCCGCGTGGCGCTCGCAGCGCCCGGACCAGCACCTCGTGGTCACGGGTCGCCTCGCCGACGCGGATGTGGCGCCGATGATGCGGAGCGCCGACCTCTTCGTCTTCCCGACGCTCGCCGACACCCTGCCGCTGGTGGTGCTCGAGGCGATGGCCGAGGGCATCCCGGTCCTCGCCTCGGCGATCGGGGGAATTCCCTACCAGCTCGAGGGGGGATGCGGCGTCCTCGTGCCCCCCGGGGATGCTCCCGCCCTCGCCGAGGCCGTCGCTCGGATCGCCGCGAACCCGGCCAAGCGGGCCGAGATGGGCAGCCGCGCCCGCGCCCGGGTGGCGCAGCACTTCACCTGGGAGGCGGCGGCCACGAACGCCCTGCGCGCCTATGAGCAGGTGCTGGCCGGCCAGCCGGACTGGAATGAAATCCCCCTCGCCCTGGACGACGCCGCCTGA
- a CDS encoding GNAT family N-acetyltransferase, translating into MFKVPNALTVALELLRERQFKQFLKRCAGLIYERRITYGLRRDLQVAFVAPKAKIPITTRAFSEDDVGALFPEDRTILNRKETIEIATRHAHYKAGIDRCYVAVDQRSSQPCYFQWLMGPDQNAKIQAFFPKTWFPVLARNEALLENAYTPPAYRGNGIMPAAMAQIAERAAALQCRYVVTFVDSNNIPSLRGCEKAGFAPYLVRQEDRWLFGTLRFRTFLDLPDSVPGAIYA; encoded by the coding sequence ATGTTCAAGGTCCCCAATGCCCTCACGGTCGCCCTCGAACTGTTGCGGGAACGGCAGTTCAAGCAATTCCTGAAGCGATGCGCGGGGCTGATCTACGAGCGACGGATTACCTATGGCCTGCGCCGGGATCTTCAGGTCGCCTTCGTTGCGCCCAAGGCAAAGATTCCGATCACGACCCGCGCCTTCTCCGAAGACGATGTCGGCGCGCTGTTTCCCGAGGATCGCACGATCCTCAACAGGAAGGAGACGATCGAGATCGCGACCCGGCACGCGCATTACAAAGCCGGGATCGACCGGTGCTACGTGGCCGTCGATCAACGCAGTAGCCAGCCCTGCTACTTCCAGTGGCTGATGGGACCGGACCAGAACGCGAAGATCCAGGCGTTCTTTCCCAAGACCTGGTTTCCGGTCCTTGCCCGAAACGAGGCCTTGCTGGAGAACGCGTACACACCGCCCGCCTATCGCGGCAACGGCATCATGCCGGCCGCCATGGCGCAGATCGCCGAACGGGCCGCCGCGCTCCAGTGCCGGTACGTCGTGACCTTCGTGGACAGCAACAACATCCCGTCGCTGCGGGGATGCGAGAAGGCCGGGTTTGCCCCTTACCTGGTCCGCCAGGAGGACCGGTGGCTGTTCGGCACGCTGAGGTTTCGCACGTTCCTCGATCTTCCGGACAGCGTCCCTGGGGCGATCTACGCCTGA
- a CDS encoding UDP-glucuronic acid decarboxylase family protein: protein MAKRVLVTGGAGFIGSHLCERLLKEKSEVLCVDNFFTGSRANVLGLMDNPNFELLRHDVTFPLYVEVDEIYNLACPASPIYYQRDPVQTTKTSILGAINMLGLAKRLRVPILQTSTSEVYGDPDVHPQTEDYRGRVSITGPRACYDEGKRCAETLFFDYQRQHQLPIRVARIFNTYGPNMHPQDGRVVSNFIIQALTNQPITLYGDGSQTRSFCYVEDMVEGLVRLMACETASMPINLGNPVELTVEELAMRIVALCNSRSAVTYRPLPQDDPTQRCPDIGQARERLRWSPKVNLDDGLMRTIAYFETRLSGASPLLSLSMRAAS, encoded by the coding sequence ATGGCCAAGCGGGTACTCGTGACGGGTGGGGCGGGCTTCATCGGCTCGCATCTCTGCGAGCGGCTCCTGAAGGAGAAGAGCGAGGTTCTATGCGTCGATAACTTCTTCACGGGCTCGCGCGCCAACGTGCTTGGCCTGATGGACAATCCGAACTTTGAGCTCCTTCGTCACGACGTGACCTTCCCGCTCTACGTCGAGGTCGACGAGATCTACAATCTCGCCTGCCCCGCCTCGCCGATCTATTACCAGCGCGACCCGGTGCAGACGACCAAGACCAGCATCCTCGGGGCGATCAACATGCTCGGGCTGGCCAAGCGGCTGCGCGTGCCGATCCTCCAGACCTCGACCAGCGAGGTCTACGGAGACCCCGATGTCCATCCGCAGACCGAGGATTACCGCGGCCGCGTCAGCATCACGGGCCCGCGCGCCTGCTACGACGAGGGCAAGCGCTGCGCCGAGACCCTGTTCTTCGACTACCAGCGCCAGCATCAGCTGCCGATCCGCGTGGCGCGCATCTTCAACACCTACGGCCCGAACATGCATCCGCAGGACGGCCGCGTGGTCTCGAACTTCATCATCCAGGCGCTGACCAACCAGCCCATCACTCTCTACGGCGACGGCTCGCAGACGCGCTCCTTCTGCTACGTCGAAGACATGGTCGAGGGCCTCGTCCGGCTGATGGCCTGCGAGACGGCCTCGATGCCGATCAATCTCGGCAATCCCGTGGAACTCACCGTCGAGGAACTGGCGATGCGGATCGTCGCCCTGTGCAATTCCCGCTCCGCCGTCACCTACCGGCCGTTGCCGCAGGATGACCCGACCCAGCGCTGCCCCGACATCGGCCAGGCACGGGAGCGCCTGCGCTGGAGCCCGAAGGTCAATCTCGACGACGGCCTCATGCGCACCATCGCCTATTTCGAGACCCGGTTGAGCGGTGCCAGCCCCCTCCTCAGCCTGTCCATGCGGGCCGCCTCGTGA
- a CDS encoding mannose-1-phosphate guanylyltransferase/mannose-6-phosphate isomerase, translated as MTEIQPLIMCGGAGTRLWPTSRESFPKQFAKLLGPRSSFQETVLRVRGPGFAPRPVILTSRSHYHLVEQQLQEIDIEADILLEPARRDSGPAILAGTTMIGRVDPETPILVVASDHVMQDGEAFREAARAGLAAALAGRIVTFGITPTHPATTFGYIEPGTPTEGATHAVQRFAEKPDAATAVRFVLARMLWNSGNFLFTAATMLDEYKHHDPVTVERVALALDGATHHAGALLLEEEAFKRVEACSIDYAVLEKTARAAVTPLACGWSDIGTWEAIWELGETDDSGNVRQGDVEVFDSSDCLVSTDGPLTSLLGVKDLIVVAHRDAILVADRRRSAEVKGIVEDLRLKGRKEADAHARAHRPWGWYEVIDFGDQFQVKRIVVNPGGRLSLQTHQHRAEHWVVVTGLARVTVGDTVENLGPNQHAYIPLGAVHRLENPGNTPVQLIEVQSGGYLGEDDIVRLEDVYARV; from the coding sequence ATGACCGAGATCCAGCCCCTGATCATGTGCGGTGGCGCCGGGACGCGCCTGTGGCCGACGTCGCGGGAAAGCTTTCCCAAGCAGTTCGCGAAGCTGCTCGGGCCGCGTTCGAGCTTCCAGGAGACCGTGCTGCGGGTGCGCGGACCGGGCTTCGCGCCGCGTCCCGTCATCCTGACCAGCCGCAGCCACTACCACCTCGTGGAGCAGCAGCTGCAGGAGATCGACATCGAGGCCGACATCCTGCTCGAACCCGCCCGCCGGGATTCCGGACCCGCGATCTTGGCCGGCACGACGATGATCGGCCGCGTCGATCCGGAGACGCCGATCCTCGTGGTGGCCTCCGATCACGTCATGCAGGACGGCGAGGCGTTCCGGGAGGCGGCACGCGCCGGGCTGGCCGCCGCCCTCGCCGGCCGCATCGTCACCTTCGGGATCACGCCGACCCATCCGGCGACGACCTTCGGCTACATCGAGCCCGGCACGCCGACCGAGGGCGCGACGCACGCGGTGCAGCGCTTCGCCGAGAAGCCGGACGCGGCGACGGCGGTGCGCTTCGTGCTCGCGCGCATGCTTTGGAATTCGGGCAACTTCCTCTTCACCGCCGCGACGATGCTCGACGAATACAAGCATCACGACCCGGTGACGGTGGAGCGCGTGGCGCTGGCGCTCGACGGAGCCACCCACCATGCGGGCGCGCTTCTCCTGGAGGAGGAGGCCTTCAAGCGGGTGGAGGCATGCTCCATCGACTACGCCGTCCTGGAGAAGACCGCCCGCGCCGCGGTGACCCCGCTCGCCTGCGGCTGGTCGGATATCGGAACCTGGGAAGCCATCTGGGAGCTCGGCGAAACGGACGACTCCGGGAATGTCCGCCAGGGCGACGTCGAAGTCTTCGATTCCTCGGATTGCCTCGTCAGCACGGACGGCCCGCTGACCTCGCTCCTCGGCGTGAAGGACCTGATCGTGGTCGCCCATCGCGACGCGATCCTCGTCGCCGACCGCCGGCGCAGTGCCGAGGTGAAGGGCATCGTCGAGGACCTGCGCCTGAAGGGCCGCAAGGAAGCCGATGCGCATGCGCGGGCCCATCGCCCCTGGGGCTGGTACGAGGTGATCGATTTCGGCGACCAGTTCCAGGTCAAGCGCATCGTCGTCAATCCGGGCGGCCGGCTGTCCCTGCAGACGCACCAGCATCGCGCCGAGCACTGGGTCGTCGTCACGGGCCTCGCCCGCGTCACCGTGGGCGACACGGTGGAGAACCTCGGTCCCAACCAGCACGCCTACATCCCGCTCGGGGCCGTGCACCGCCTGGAGAACCCCGGCAACACGCCGGTCCAGCTCATCGAGGTCCAGAGCGGGGGCTATCTCGGCGAGGACGACATCGTCCGTCTGGAAGACGTCTATGCGCGCGTCTGA
- a CDS encoding Crp/Fnr family transcriptional regulator — protein MPHHLIRKLEHFTKLSCDDRQVLGAVASKRRTFAEHSDIIEEGNDPSHVNLILEGWACRYKQLDDGRRQIISFFVPGDLCDTHIYILREMDHSIAALTPVKVAEISRASLDRLMDEHSRVTKALWWDSLVGVAIQREWTVNLGQRTAIERLGHLFCELFLRLRGVGLTEGDSCALPLTQMELADALGLSNVHINRTLQELRRAGLIVLKGGCLTIPDLAALQKASLFNPNYLHLDREGRNLDANEPASD, from the coding sequence ATGCCGCATCATCTCATTCGCAAGCTTGAGCACTTCACGAAGCTCTCGTGCGACGACCGGCAGGTCCTCGGAGCCGTGGCGTCCAAGCGGCGGACATTTGCGGAGCATTCCGACATCATCGAGGAGGGGAACGACCCAAGCCATGTCAACCTGATCCTGGAAGGCTGGGCCTGCCGCTACAAGCAGCTCGATGACGGTCGCCGCCAGATCATCTCGTTCTTCGTGCCCGGGGATCTGTGCGATACGCACATCTACATTCTGCGTGAGATGGACCATTCCATCGCCGCGCTCACGCCGGTGAAGGTGGCCGAGATCTCGCGGGCGAGCCTCGACCGCCTGATGGACGAACATTCCCGCGTGACGAAGGCCCTGTGGTGGGACAGCCTCGTGGGGGTGGCCATCCAGCGCGAGTGGACGGTCAATCTCGGCCAGCGCACCGCCATCGAGCGCCTGGGCCACCTGTTCTGCGAACTGTTCCTGCGCCTGCGCGGGGTCGGTCTCACCGAGGGCGACAGCTGCGCGCTCCCGCTGACCCAGATGGAACTGGCGGACGCGCTCGGCCTCTCGAATGTTCACATCAACCGGACGCTACAGGAACTGCGGCGCGCCGGACTGATCGTGCTGAAAGGCGGCTGCCTGACGATCCCGGATCTCGCCGCCCTGCAGAAGGCTTCCCTGTTCAACCCGAACTACTTGCATCTCGACCGCGAGGGCCGCAACCTTGATGCCAACGAACCGGCATCCGACTGA
- a CDS encoding exopolysaccharide biosynthesis polyprenyl glycosylphosphotransferase — protein MAGLRARVLSADGLIPQDAEPGAQAWPGALAGSRGWLTAAVGGGRPRRLAVAIALSATDALAALTAAAGVQVVFGAAPFEGVAGPFHHLVTPALACTIYGVFGLYGGYGPSPAERLRLRSWGSLAFAVACALVLAGSGVLASRIAGIAATALLLVPFGFYGEVAIRRFLIRRRMWGAPTAIIGLEGEGPALASSLLAQPELGLRPVGFIGRPGEGAGSPDTGRLPILGTLETAGLLKGRIEVAIFCSSAEFAANDLANPGALPFSRVVVAHDAQALQCLWLQTRPLGGVLGLEIRRDLYRSRNLRLKRAIDILLAWPATLLAAPLIGLLALAIKWVDPGPAFYVQSRVGRNGKPIRVLKLRSMYIDAEPRLMAHLAADPQAREEWGLFFKLTHDPRILPGIGNFIRRSSLDELPQLWNVARGDMSLIGPRPFPSYHLDSFDPDFQKLRASVWPGLSGLWQVSSRSDGDLETQKSQDSFYIRNWSIWLDLYILLATVPAVLGGSGAR, from the coding sequence ATGGCCGGTTTGCGTGCGCGCGTCTTGAGCGCCGACGGGCTGATCCCGCAGGACGCCGAACCGGGCGCACAGGCCTGGCCGGGCGCGCTCGCGGGGTCCCGCGGATGGCTCACCGCCGCCGTGGGCGGCGGGCGCCCCCGCCGACTCGCCGTCGCCATCGCCCTGTCCGCAACGGACGCGCTCGCGGCACTCACGGCGGCGGCGGGCGTACAAGTCGTCTTCGGGGCCGCCCCGTTCGAAGGCGTGGCGGGCCCATTCCATCACCTCGTCACGCCGGCCTTGGCCTGCACGATCTACGGGGTGTTCGGACTTTACGGCGGCTACGGCCCGAGCCCGGCCGAGCGCCTGCGCCTGCGTTCCTGGGGCAGCCTCGCCTTCGCCGTCGCCTGCGCCCTCGTGCTGGCGGGATCCGGCGTCCTGGCATCCCGGATCGCCGGCATCGCGGCCACCGCCCTCCTCCTCGTCCCGTTCGGATTCTACGGTGAGGTCGCGATCCGGCGCTTCCTGATCCGGCGCCGGATGTGGGGGGCCCCGACGGCGATCATCGGCCTCGAGGGCGAAGGCCCGGCGCTGGCGAGCTCCCTGCTGGCACAACCTGAGCTCGGATTGCGTCCGGTGGGTTTCATTGGCCGGCCGGGCGAAGGCGCGGGGTCGCCGGACACCGGCCGCCTGCCCATCCTCGGCACCCTGGAGACCGCCGGCCTGCTCAAGGGCCGGATCGAGGTGGCGATCTTCTGTTCGAGCGCCGAGTTCGCGGCGAACGATCTCGCCAATCCTGGCGCGCTGCCCTTCTCCCGCGTGGTCGTGGCCCACGATGCGCAGGCCCTGCAATGTCTCTGGCTCCAGACCCGCCCCCTCGGCGGCGTCCTCGGCCTCGAGATCCGACGCGATCTCTATCGCAGCCGAAACCTGCGCCTGAAGCGCGCGATCGACATCCTCCTGGCCTGGCCGGCGACCCTGCTCGCGGCCCCCCTGATCGGGCTCCTCGCCCTGGCGATCAAGTGGGTGGATCCCGGACCGGCCTTCTACGTGCAGTCCCGGGTCGGGCGAAACGGCAAGCCGATTCGCGTCCTGAAGCTCCGGAGCATGTATATCGACGCCGAACCCCGTCTCATGGCCCACCTGGCCGCCGATCCGCAGGCGCGCGAGGAATGGGGGCTCTTCTTCAAGCTCACGCACGATCCGCGCATCCTGCCCGGCATCGGCAACTTCATCCGCCGCAGCAGCCTCGACGAACTGCCCCAGCTCTGGAACGTGGCACGGGGCGACATGAGCCTGATCGGGCCGCGCCCGTTCCCGTCCTATCACCTCGACAGCTTCGACCCCGACTTCCAGAAGCTCAGGGCGAGTGTCTGGCCGGGCCTGAGCGGCCTATGGCAGGTCTCGTCGCGCAGCGACGGCGATCTGGAGACCCAGAAGAGCCAGGACAGCTTCTACATCCGGAACTGGTCGATCTGGCTCGACCTGTACATCCTCCTCGCCACCGTCCCGGCCGTCCTCGGAGGCTCCGGCGCCCGCTGA
- a CDS encoding PfkB family carbohydrate kinase → MLDRYVYGHAGRVSPEAPAIVLAAQAQEQMPGGAANVAVNVAALGAECVLVGLVGADEEADLLRRALASWEGIDTVFAADRTRRTTLKTRFVSPQHHTHLLRVDWETSEAPSPEVAARITTLAQARMGEGGILVLSDYGKGALSDHTIQALIEAARGSGMTVLVDPKGSRFERYRGATLITPNLTELGAAIGRPVPQDDGAVEAAARELSQLTGIAEVLVKRHGFGVHLVQSGRTTLRLPALARSVKDVSGAGDTILSTLAVALSAGAGIAHAVRWANAAAAVVVAKQGTAAPTRQEVDELLEGEAPYAPARKVSPNLAALVERVRAWRAAGLSVGLTNGCFDLLHPGHVALLTQARGQVDRLIVAMNSDSSIRTLKGSTRPIMDAEARAAMLTALEAVSALVLFDEPTPIAIIEAVRPDVLFKGSDYAMDDVVGRHCVEAHGGRVVLIERRAEISTSAVIQRILSR, encoded by the coding sequence ATGCTCGACCGGTACGTCTACGGTCACGCGGGTCGCGTTTCCCCGGAGGCACCCGCGATCGTCCTCGCTGCCCAGGCGCAGGAGCAGATGCCCGGAGGGGCCGCGAACGTCGCCGTCAATGTTGCGGCCCTCGGTGCCGAATGCGTGCTCGTCGGGCTGGTGGGGGCGGACGAGGAGGCCGATCTCCTGCGGCGGGCCCTGGCCTCGTGGGAGGGCATCGACACGGTCTTCGCCGCGGACAGGACGCGGCGCACGACGCTGAAGACCCGCTTCGTCAGTCCCCAACATCACACGCACCTGTTGCGCGTGGATTGGGAGACATCCGAGGCCCCATCCCCTGAAGTGGCCGCGCGGATCACGACGCTCGCGCAAGCCCGCATGGGCGAAGGCGGAATCCTCGTCCTCTCCGATTACGGCAAGGGTGCGCTCTCGGATCATACGATCCAGGCGTTGATCGAGGCGGCGCGCGGGAGCGGCATGACCGTTCTCGTCGATCCGAAGGGAAGCCGGTTCGAGCGCTATCGCGGCGCGACGCTCATCACGCCGAACCTGACGGAACTCGGCGCCGCGATCGGAAGGCCCGTGCCGCAGGACGACGGCGCGGTCGAGGCGGCGGCACGGGAATTGTCGCAGCTCACCGGCATCGCGGAGGTTCTGGTCAAGCGGCACGGGTTCGGCGTTCACCTCGTCCAGTCGGGGCGCACGACCCTTCGCCTCCCGGCCCTGGCGCGCTCCGTCAAGGACGTTTCGGGCGCGGGCGATACGATCCTGTCGACCCTCGCGGTCGCCCTGAGCGCGGGCGCCGGGATCGCGCACGCGGTGCGCTGGGCGAATGCCGCCGCCGCCGTCGTCGTCGCGAAGCAGGGCACGGCCGCGCCGACGCGGCAGGAGGTCGATGAGCTTCTCGAGGGCGAAGCCCCTTACGCGCCGGCCCGCAAGGTGAGCCCGAACCTCGCCGCGCTCGTGGAACGGGTTCGGGCCTGGAGAGCCGCTGGATTGTCCGTTGGATTGACCAATGGCTGCTTCGATCTGCTCCATCCGGGGCATGTCGCCCTGCTCACGCAGGCGCGGGGACAGGTGGATCGCCTGATCGTCGCGATGAACAGCGACAGCTCGATCCGGACTCTGAAGGGCTCGACGCGGCCCATCATGGATGCCGAGGCCCGCGCCGCGATGCTCACCGCTCTCGAGGCGGTCAGCGCCCTCGTCCTCTTCGATGAGCCGACCCCGATCGCGATCATCGAGGCGGTCCGGCCGGACGTCCTGTTCAAGGGATCCGATTACGCGATGGACGACGTGGTCGGACGCCACTGCGTCGAGGCGCATGGGGGGCGGGTCGTGCTGATCGAGCGGCGTGCCGAGATCAGCACGAGCGCCGTGATCCAGCGCATCCTGTCGCGCTAG
- a CDS encoding NAD-dependent epimerase/dehydratase family protein has translation MRIIVTGGNGYVGREVTRRLMREHTVRVVDSLRYGTIRFRPDEMSAFQFRQADINDAGAMRSAIGDFEPDAVIHLAAIHYIPECEQDPALSVRTNVSGTQNLLAACPPGCRFVFASSGAVYKPDESPHREDTALIEPSDIYGYSKLHGEHYVRYAAAAHGLSAVVVRLFNVIGPGETNPHLLPEIVAQLKSGRTTIRLGNLWPRRDYIHVQDAAAGFVATTLSRAVGTGETVTVNLGTSRSYSVADILGKLKAITGSDFELIQDETRVRAVDRPFLAADNSRIRDLFGWNQAHSIDEALAHLWREPELSIQLTEKYA, from the coding sequence ATGAGGATCATCGTCACCGGAGGCAACGGCTATGTCGGGCGGGAGGTCACCCGCCGCCTGATGCGTGAGCATACGGTGCGGGTCGTGGATTCGTTGCGCTACGGCACGATCCGCTTCCGGCCGGACGAGATGTCGGCCTTCCAGTTCCGGCAGGCGGACATCAACGACGCGGGGGCGATGCGGAGCGCGATCGGGGACTTCGAGCCCGACGCCGTGATCCACCTCGCGGCGATCCACTACATCCCCGAATGCGAGCAGGATCCGGCACTCTCCGTGCGCACCAACGTGTCCGGCACGCAGAACCTCCTCGCCGCCTGTCCCCCGGGCTGCCGCTTCGTCTTCGCCAGCAGCGGGGCGGTCTACAAGCCGGACGAGTCGCCCCACCGCGAGGACACCGCCCTCATCGAGCCGAGCGACATCTACGGCTACAGCAAGCTGCACGGCGAACATTACGTCCGCTACGCGGCCGCCGCGCATGGCCTCTCGGCGGTCGTCGTCCGTCTGTTCAACGTCATCGGCCCCGGCGAGACGAACCCGCACCTCCTTCCGGAGATCGTGGCCCAGCTCAAATCCGGCCGGACGACGATCCGACTGGGCAACCTGTGGCCCCGGCGCGACTACATCCACGTCCAGGATGCCGCCGCCGGCTTCGTCGCGACGACGCTGAGCCGCGCCGTCGGGACCGGCGAGACCGTTACGGTGAATCTCGGCACCTCCCGCTCGTATTCCGTGGCGGACATCCTGGGTAAGCTCAAGGCGATCACCGGCAGCGACTTCGAGCTGATCCAGGACGAGACACGGGTGCGGGCGGTGGACCGGCCCTTCCTGGCGGCCGACAACAGCCGCATCCGCGACCTGTTCGGCTGGAACCAGGCGCACTCCATCGACGAGGCCCTGGCCCATCTCTGGCGCGAGCCGGAACTGTCGATCCAGCTCACGGAGAAGTACGCATGA
- a CDS encoding sensor histidine kinase, which produces MESDATGADAQAILLAELQHRVRATLATTRMIARRSAELSENLEEYAAHLDGRLAALARVQNVILQNVRAGVDFGRLVTDELTSVRAYRDGGARVSGPDVRLHLRAAEPLALALHELTTNALKFGALSEAGGRLTVTWRIEEGDGGPQLTFDWVESGQNLDTQAPRRRGFGSVVLLEMLAHNLDAGVSLSFAADGLHYRLVLPLTERMLHEA; this is translated from the coding sequence ATGGAATCCGACGCGACCGGCGCCGACGCGCAAGCGATCCTGCTGGCCGAGTTGCAGCACCGGGTCCGTGCCACCCTGGCGACGACCCGGATGATCGCCCGCCGCTCGGCCGAACTCAGCGAGAACCTGGAGGAGTATGCCGCGCATCTCGATGGGCGGCTGGCGGCCCTGGCGCGGGTGCAGAACGTGATCCTCCAGAACGTCAGGGCCGGCGTCGATTTCGGTCGCCTCGTCACCGACGAACTCACGAGTGTCCGCGCCTATCGGGACGGGGGGGCGCGCGTCTCGGGTCCCGATGTGCGGTTGCACCTGCGCGCGGCCGAGCCCTTGGCGCTGGCGCTGCATGAACTGACGACGAACGCCCTGAAGTTCGGCGCCCTGTCGGAGGCCGGGGGACGGCTGACGGTGACGTGGCGGATCGAGGAGGGGGATGGCGGCCCTCAACTGACCTTCGACTGGGTCGAGAGCGGTCAGAACCTCGACACGCAGGCGCCGCGCCGTCGCGGCTTCGGCAGCGTGGTGCTGCTGGAGATGCTGGCGCACAACCTGGACGCCGGGGTGAGCCTCAGCTTTGCGGCCGATGGCCTGCACTACCGGCTGGTGCTGCCCCTGACCGAGCGCATGCTGCACGAGGCCTGA